The genomic segment GTACATCCCCAAACGCAACAATCAGCGCATCATGACGGAGTGTCTTCAGCGAGAGACGGACACATTGCTCCAGCTCAGTCAGGTGTCCTGGTATGATgacttttgtttgtctgtgtgtcctgTCCTGTTCATCTTGAAGCATGTGGCCTTTCAtgagctgtctttttttttttttttcttgcttgcaGCATCACCTCTGTGTTTTTTGGGGGCGGGACCCCAAGCCTGGCTCACTCTTCAACAATTGCCGCAGTCCTCGAAACTGTCTCAAAGCACACCTACCTCTCAAACACGGCAGAGGTCACGCTGGAGGTCAATCCTACTCCTGCTGGAATGTCAAAGTTAGAAGACTTCTGCTACGCCGGAGTGAACCGTTTCTCAATCGGAGTCCAGGTGAGTGTGGTACTGATGCTTGTACCAAGGAGTAGAAGCTCAATAACCTCAGTCGCACTTCTAATCCTTCAGTCTCTACACGATGAAGACTTGACAATTCTGGGGAGAGACCACAGTTCCCTTCAGGCCTTGCGGACTGTTGAAGAGGCTCGCAGGCTGTGCTCCGGCAGGGTGTCGGTGGATGTGATGTTCGGAAGGCCTAAGCAGAGTGTGGAATCCTGGGAAGAGGAGTTATCTGAGGTGCTGAGGGTGTGTGACAACCACGTGTCTCTGTACCAGCTGACCTTGGAGCGAGGCACCCAGCTCTTTAAACAGGTTCAGCGGGGGGAGGTGACCGTGCCCGCTGACGATGTGACTGCAGCGATGTACCAGTGTGCCAGACGGACACTCCAGAAGCACGGATATGTGCAGTATGAGGTGTCCAACTTTGCAAGACATGTACGTGCTTAGAAAAAAAGTCATTAATTACTCACATCCTATTTAGTCTGCCGTCAGGATCGATTCCACCATCGCAGAAGtcataaaaaaatcagttttagctactttttatgcttaaatatggtTATAGATTCATGTTACATTTTCTCAAAAGGCCATAATTCTCAAGCTGTGCATGTGAGCTACCTTTCTTAAAAGTAGGTAGATACTAATATTCAACAAATaactaataaaaaaatacaatagcCAGCAAAAACAACTATaataataacatttatttatatagactTGTAACTATAGATAGTGCGATTGATGTGGTAATGAATAAtagagtaagtaagtcccttcggctgctcccttgtttatacttggggtcgccacagcaaatccaaggtggatctgcatgttgaattggcaaaagttttac from the Thalassophryne amazonica chromosome 16, fThaAma1.1, whole genome shotgun sequence genome contains:
- the rsad1 gene encoding radical S-adenosyl methionine domain-containing protein 1, mitochondrial isoform X2, which gives rise to MNKNTSRVLTCGLSVGLRFFSDTSGREIIENVSDVQQLSKQATLYVHWPYCLRRCSYCNFNKYIPKRNNQRIMTECLQRETDTLLQLSQVSCITSVFFGGGTPSLAHSSTIAAVLETVSKHTYLSNTAEVTLEVNPTPAGMSKLEDFCYAGVNRFSIGVQSLHDEDLTILGRDHSSLQALRTVEEARRLCSGRVSVDVMFGRPKQSVESWEEELSEVLRVCDNHVSLYQLTLERGTQLFKQVQRGEVTVPADDVTAAMYQCARRTLQKHGYVQYEVSNFARHNAFSHHNMSYWKGRQYIGVGPGAHGRFVPVGSGGAEREARTQTLEPDVWIQEVLQRGHGTRRRIPLSHLQLLEEVLVMGMRMTDGINHQHWQLFSPQVALCEVFGASTDVQELLKAGLLILDDRGLRCSWDGLALLDSILPALLLELEGQISQLH
- the rsad1 gene encoding radical S-adenosyl methionine domain-containing protein 1, mitochondrial isoform X1, with the translated sequence MNKNTSRVLTCGLSVGLRFFSDTSGREIIENVSDVQQLSKQATLYVHWPYCLRRCSYCNFNKYIPKRNNQRIMTECLQRETDTLLQLSQVSCITSVFFGGGTPSLAHSSTIAAVLETVSKHTYLSNTAEVTLEVNPTPAGMSKLEDFCYAGVNRFSIGVQSLHDEDLTILGRDHSSLQALRTVEEARRLCSGRVSVDVMFGRPKQSVESWEEELSEVLRVCDNHVSLYQLTLERGTQLFKQVQRGEVTVPADDVTAAMYQCARRTLQKHGYVQYEVSNFARHNAFSHHNMSYWKGRQYIGVGPGAHGRFVPVGSGGAEREARTQTLEPDVWIQEVLQRGHGTRRRIPLSHLQLLEEVLVMGMRMTDGINHQQHWQLFSPQVALCEVFGASTDVQELLKAGLLILDDRGLRCSWDGLALLDSILPALLLELEGQISQLH